In a single window of the Flavobacterium ammoniigenes genome:
- a CDS encoding RagB/SusD family nutrient uptake outer membrane protein, with protein MKTINIKLLSFVTAAVISLGSCSKEYLDVEPKGTNLESNYYQNQEQAFAGLVAVYDIMRKNSGGFENMITMMNAGSDDHYAGGGGATDGAGIQGFSNYTINANIMPSSLWNDHYQGIFRANYLLTKLASVPMDAALIDRYTAETKALRANYYFNLVRMFKNIPLITVPMSSSEFYTVVQANPTAVYAQIEKDLTEAITNLPTTVSAAESARFTKGAARALLGKVYLYQNKNSQAAAELAAVNGTPGGTSQYGYRLLANFADLWTVNNKFNTESILEVAHTNASSIGWENWGNGVDEGNSTNVMCGPRTYSKIASDAPDLPSGWSFNVFTQDFYDFIKLNPRFAATVLDMKDLQTRGKASYIGGYQDTGYFLNKFIPRRSDVTTGTGEPVLNYRQNSYVIRLADSYLMEAEALGGTGARAQALLDAVRARVGLASTPVSLAAIKAERRAELAGEGHRFFDLVRWGDAATKLASRGFKAGKNEVFPIPYKELLNTKLVQNPGYNQ; from the coding sequence ATGAAAACAATAAATATTAAATTATTATCTTTTGTAACTGCCGCAGTTATATCATTAGGTTCATGTTCTAAAGAGTATTTAGATGTGGAGCCTAAAGGAACTAATCTGGAGAGTAATTACTATCAAAATCAAGAACAAGCCTTTGCTGGATTAGTTGCTGTTTATGACATCATGAGAAAAAATTCAGGGGGTTTTGAGAATATGATTACCATGATGAATGCAGGTTCTGACGATCATTATGCAGGTGGTGGTGGAGCTACAGATGGAGCTGGAATCCAAGGGTTTTCAAACTACACAATTAATGCAAATATTATGCCTTCTAGTTTGTGGAATGATCATTATCAAGGGATTTTTAGAGCAAATTATTTGTTAACGAAGTTAGCTTCTGTTCCAATGGATGCTGCGTTGATAGATCGTTATACTGCCGAAACAAAAGCTTTGCGTGCGAATTATTATTTTAATTTAGTTAGAATGTTTAAAAACATTCCATTAATTACTGTACCAATGTCTTCTTCGGAATTTTACACCGTTGTTCAGGCTAATCCAACTGCAGTTTATGCTCAAATTGAAAAAGATTTGACAGAAGCAATCACTAATTTACCAACAACTGTTTCTGCTGCAGAATCCGCTCGTTTTACTAAGGGTGCTGCGCGTGCTTTATTAGGTAAAGTGTATTTATATCAAAATAAAAATTCGCAAGCTGCTGCAGAATTAGCTGCTGTAAATGGAACACCAGGTGGAACTAGTCAATATGGATATCGATTATTGGCAAATTTCGCTGATTTATGGACTGTAAATAATAAATTCAACACAGAATCCATTTTAGAAGTTGCTCATACCAACGCTTCTAGTATCGGATGGGAAAATTGGGGTAACGGAGTTGATGAAGGAAATTCAACGAATGTAATGTGTGGGCCAAGAACCTATTCTAAAATTGCTTCTGACGCACCAGATTTACCATCGGGTTGGAGTTTTAATGTTTTTACACAAGATTTCTATGATTTTATTAAACTGAATCCACGTTTTGCTGCAACAGTTTTAGATATGAAAGACTTGCAAACAAGAGGAAAAGCTTCTTACATTGGAGGGTATCAAGACACAGGTTATTTCTTGAATAAATTTATTCCAAGACGTTCTGATGTTACAACAGGCACAGGTGAGCCGGTATTGAATTACAGACAAAATTCGTATGTAATTCGTTTGGCTGACTCTTATTTGATGGAAGCAGAAGCTTTGGGCGGAACTGGTGCTAGAGCGCAAGCTTTATTGGATGCTGTTAGAGCTAGAGTTGGGCTTGCCAGTACTCCAGTTTCTTTGGCTGCAATTAAAGCTGAAAGAAGAGCTGAATTAGCTGGTGAAGGGCACCGTTTCTTTGACTTAGTTCGTTGGGGAGATGCTGCTACTAAATTGGCCTCAAGAGGTTTTAAAGCAGGTAAAAATGAAGTTTTCCCAATTCCATATAAAGAATTGCTAAACACTAAATTGGTTCAGAATCCTGGATATAATCAATAA
- a CDS encoding helix-turn-helix and ligand-binding sensor domain-containing protein — MVYFSLSKFLKNKNTISIDIIWKIHQLKNEIIFQSFNAAYIFKNNQLKIIKAPTRFQFSFLVKNTLYFQDINKGILKYRNGNLTAIPNSTLLNNTEIWGMFPIDNKIIISTLDKGLYIYQNNKIAPWDTDANWFIKKNSGLGGVAMKNNHLVLNSVVDGVIICDRNGKIIQHINRKKGLQNNTSLTSFIDKNENLWLGLDNGISFLNENSPFTFFGSSYNLSTVYATIVHKEILYVATNQGVFYHRWSIPFREEDFQLINGTEGQAWNLQLINGTLFCAHNRGAFILNGNLISRTLDSTGYWSFKGVPGKPDKIIASNYNGFSLLENRNGNWVLINQIKGFSKSVGEFELSNTNLWVKKDENLFQLKLDSNYSRFISIKTHKKLSEKDSGITSVQRIKNSVVFQYNNHFYTYSEKKNKFEPNMFLTKIFQKIPKTNTIVEDKAGNIWYVVKETLGVLKKTPNGTYTNTSNPFLNFTQYLVYNNLSINTLDSKNIFIGLTDGLVHYDSNQLNNINSKPKVFIQDFTTQETTIYTSSNTSVDKKITIPYASNFVKFRFSSPTFENVENIKYSYKLNGFDEEWSNWSSATIKEYTNLREGKYTMNVKVKNSFGIISDTASIPFTISPPWYRHFIAYLFYLILIGATIRVIRDRIKIKIRRNKYYETIEQRRLYLEKEARIRQEQFNLEKEIEKLNNDKLQLNLLAKDKELVTNSLQVVKKNKILNGIIQRLKDIDTSTFDETNKFQFEKLRKSILKEVNSDKSWKDLEKHIKNVHFEFLKRLKEKHPTISPRELDLSTYLLMNMSTKEISEIMNISGGGVELARYRLRKKLELEKKESLTGYLMRI; from the coding sequence TTGGTCTATTTTTCATTATCTAAATTCCTAAAGAATAAGAATACTATTTCAATTGACATTATTTGGAAAATACATCAACTCAAAAACGAAATAATTTTTCAATCGTTTAATGCTGCCTATATCTTTAAAAACAATCAGTTAAAAATTATAAAAGCACCTACTCGATTTCAATTCTCTTTTCTCGTAAAAAACACTTTATATTTTCAAGATATCAATAAAGGTATTTTAAAATATAGAAATGGAAATTTAACTGCAATTCCAAACTCTACTTTACTCAACAATACTGAAATTTGGGGGATGTTTCCAATTGATAATAAAATAATTATAAGCACATTAGACAAGGGACTTTACATTTATCAAAATAACAAAATTGCACCTTGGGATACCGATGCAAATTGGTTCATTAAAAAAAATAGTGGCCTTGGTGGTGTTGCAATGAAAAACAATCATCTCGTACTGAATTCAGTTGTAGATGGAGTAATTATTTGTGATCGAAATGGGAAAATCATTCAACATATCAACCGAAAAAAAGGCTTACAAAACAACACCTCACTAACGTCATTTATCGATAAAAATGAGAACCTTTGGTTAGGATTAGACAATGGAATATCTTTTTTAAATGAAAATTCTCCATTTACATTTTTTGGGTCGAGTTACAATTTAAGTACAGTTTATGCTACTATTGTACATAAAGAAATATTATATGTTGCTACCAACCAAGGCGTATTTTACCATCGATGGAGCATCCCCTTTAGAGAAGAGGATTTTCAACTTATAAATGGTACAGAAGGCCAAGCTTGGAACCTACAACTTATAAATGGTACTTTATTTTGCGCCCATAATAGAGGTGCATTTATATTAAATGGCAATTTGATATCACGGACACTAGACAGTACTGGATACTGGAGTTTTAAAGGTGTTCCGGGCAAACCTGATAAGATAATTGCCTCTAACTACAATGGTTTTTCTCTATTAGAAAACAGGAATGGAAATTGGGTGTTAATAAATCAAATAAAAGGATTTTCAAAATCTGTAGGTGAATTTGAGCTTTCCAATACTAATTTATGGGTTAAGAAAGATGAGAATTTATTCCAATTAAAATTAGACTCGAATTACTCTAGATTTATAAGTATAAAAACACACAAGAAGCTATCTGAAAAAGACAGTGGGATTACCAGTGTTCAGCGGATAAAGAACTCTGTTGTTTTTCAATATAATAATCATTTTTACACCTACTCAGAAAAGAAAAACAAATTTGAACCCAATATGTTTTTGACAAAAATATTTCAAAAAATTCCAAAAACTAACACAATTGTGGAAGATAAGGCTGGAAATATTTGGTATGTTGTTAAGGAGACATTAGGGGTTTTAAAAAAGACACCAAATGGAACATACACAAATACTAGTAATCCGTTTCTCAATTTCACACAATATCTAGTATACAACAATCTATCTATTAATACTCTAGATTCTAAAAATATATTTATAGGACTAACCGATGGATTAGTACATTATGATTCCAATCAGTTAAACAACATCAACAGCAAACCAAAAGTATTTATTCAAGATTTCACAACTCAAGAAACTACAATTTATACTAGTTCAAATACATCTGTTGATAAAAAAATAACCATCCCATACGCTTCCAATTTCGTGAAATTTAGATTTTCATCTCCGACATTTGAAAATGTTGAAAATATAAAATATTCATACAAATTAAACGGATTTGACGAGGAATGGAGTAACTGGTCGTCGGCAACAATTAAAGAGTATACAAATCTTAGAGAGGGAAAATATACAATGAATGTTAAAGTCAAAAATAGTTTTGGAATTATTTCAGACACCGCATCCATACCCTTTACAATTTCACCTCCTTGGTACAGACATTTTATTGCTTATCTATTTTACTTGATATTGATTGGAGCAACTATTCGTGTTATTCGGGATAGAATTAAAATTAAAATTCGAAGAAATAAATATTACGAAACAATAGAACAACGTCGATTGTACTTAGAAAAAGAAGCTAGAATCCGTCAAGAACAATTTAATTTAGAAAAAGAAATTGAAAAATTAAATAATGATAAACTACAGCTCAATTTATTAGCAAAAGATAAAGAACTGGTAACCAATTCACTTCAGGTGGTGAAAAAAAACAAAATCTTGAATGGTATAATTCAGCGTTTGAAAGATATAGACACCTCTACTTTTGATGAAACTAATAAATTTCAATTTGAAAAATTACGTAAAAGTATCCTTAAAGAAGTAAATTCGGATAAAAGCTGGAAGGATTTAGAAAAGCATATAAAAAATGTACACTTTGAATTTTTAAAACGGCTAAAAGAAAAACATCCGACAATTTCTCCGAGAGAATTGGATTTGTCAACCTATTTATTGATGAATATGTCAACAAAAGAAATCTCTGAAATTATGAATATTTCAGGAGGTGGAGTAGAACTTGCTCGTTATCGTTTAAGAAAAAAATTAGAGCTTGAAAAAAAGGAAAGTTTAACCGGGTATCTAATGAGAATTTAA
- a CDS encoding endonuclease/exonuclease/phosphatase family protein — protein MKTDKRIWILIILILGSLSYSQNLKLMSYNIRLDVASDGQNAWPVRKDFFASQIQFYEPDIMGVQEAMPNQVLDLEQMLPHYNQVGIGREGEGKGESSNIFYKKEKLKVITTNTFWLSETPDAISKGWDAACHRVCTFALFQDITSKRKFWIFNTHLDHIGEQARANGIKLILSKIEQYNTDQYPIVFMGDFNLEPNDKSIVALKMQMNDASEISLQKPFGPNGTFNNFEFDKPVTRRIDYIFISKNAKFEVKKYAVLTDSKNFRYPSDHFPVYVEIK, from the coding sequence ATGAAAACCGATAAACGTATTTGGATTTTAATTATTTTGATTCTAGGAAGTCTAAGCTACAGTCAAAATTTAAAACTGATGTCTTATAATATTCGGTTGGATGTTGCTTCTGATGGACAAAATGCCTGGCCTGTTCGAAAAGATTTTTTTGCCTCACAAATTCAATTCTACGAACCTGATATTATGGGGGTGCAAGAAGCAATGCCTAATCAAGTTCTAGATTTAGAGCAAATGCTTCCTCACTACAACCAAGTTGGTATAGGTAGAGAAGGCGAAGGTAAAGGAGAGTCTTCCAATATTTTTTATAAAAAAGAAAAGCTAAAAGTAATAACAACGAATACTTTTTGGTTATCTGAAACACCTGATGCAATATCTAAAGGTTGGGATGCTGCTTGTCATCGCGTATGTACATTTGCTCTTTTTCAGGATATAACTTCCAAAAGAAAATTTTGGATATTTAATACTCACTTAGATCATATTGGGGAGCAAGCAAGGGCTAATGGAATTAAACTAATACTTTCAAAAATTGAACAGTACAATACAGATCAGTATCCTATTGTGTTTATGGGTGACTTTAATTTGGAACCCAACGACAAATCAATTGTAGCTCTTAAAATGCAAATGAATGACGCGAGTGAAATTAGTTTGCAAAAACCATTTGGACCTAATGGAACCTTTAATAATTTTGAATTTGACAAACCAGTTACTAGAAGAATAGACTACATTTTTATTTCTAAAAATGCCAAATTTGAAGTAAAAAAGTATGCTGTCTTAACGGATTCAAAAAATTTTAGATACCCCTCAGATCATTTTCCAGTTTATGTGGAAATTAAATAA
- a CDS encoding PKD domain protein, with translation MKNIKLLFSFLLMLAVTISCSVPEGIDGDTSFLASASDPAAVSALATITQNNSGKVTLTPRGEGATKFEVYFGDGTAQPAIVSAGSSAVHIYREGVYTVKIVAIGITGKRTESTQQINVSFRSPENLVVTIENDRAISKKVTVRATADFALFYEVYFGDVPNEVPVQVNNGEATSHIYANAGTYTIKIVSKSGAVRTTNYQEDFVVTAIMAPTTAAPTPPSRIAGDVVSIFSDAYTNIGVSEWNPGWGQSTVLTNVTIGSNNTLKYGALNYTGIVTDYGNATNLSNMTYVHFDYWTPDATTLGFKIVNTSQPNGPTKESQVDLSTVTRMNWVSVDIPLSDFTTNKSAITQMLFASSGGTVFIDNLYFYKNPTPASGIQGTWKLAPEAGALKVGDSYGAGNWWSNSVQDVTTRACLFDDTYVFATNGSFSNVLGSSTWLEAWQGTANACGAPVAPHNGASATYTYNSSTNKVTINGSGAYLGLPKANNSGELPNVAVPSSIVYNVVLSNGNNTMELVIEAGNGVFWSFKLVRV, from the coding sequence ATGAAAAATATAAAATTACTATTCAGCTTTCTATTAATGCTAGCTGTAACAATAAGTTGTAGTGTTCCGGAAGGAATTGATGGCGACACCAGTTTCTTGGCTAGTGCCTCCGATCCAGCAGCAGTGTCTGCTTTAGCGACAATTACTCAAAATAACTCTGGTAAAGTAACTTTAACTCCTCGTGGAGAAGGCGCTACTAAATTTGAAGTGTATTTTGGGGATGGAACTGCACAACCTGCAATAGTGAGCGCAGGTAGTTCAGCAGTTCATATTTACAGAGAAGGAGTTTATACTGTTAAAATTGTTGCAATTGGAATCACAGGTAAAAGAACTGAAAGTACACAACAAATTAATGTATCTTTTAGATCTCCTGAAAATTTAGTTGTAACTATTGAGAATGACAGAGCTATTTCTAAAAAAGTAACAGTTCGTGCTACAGCAGATTTTGCTTTGTTTTATGAAGTATATTTTGGAGATGTTCCGAATGAGGTTCCAGTTCAAGTAAATAATGGAGAAGCTACTTCTCATATTTATGCAAATGCAGGTACCTACACAATAAAAATTGTATCTAAAAGTGGTGCTGTCAGAACTACTAACTACCAAGAAGATTTTGTAGTTACTGCCATCATGGCTCCTACTACTGCAGCTCCAACACCTCCTAGTAGAATTGCTGGTGATGTAGTATCTATTTTTAGTGATGCTTATACTAATATTGGAGTTTCTGAATGGAATCCAGGTTGGGGACAATCAACAGTTTTGACTAATGTAACCATTGGATCAAATAACACTCTGAAATATGGTGCGCTTAATTATACTGGAATTGTTACGGATTATGGTAATGCAACTAATTTATCCAATATGACCTATGTGCATTTTGATTATTGGACACCAGATGCAACTACACTTGGCTTCAAAATTGTAAATACAAGTCAGCCGAATGGACCTACTAAAGAATCTCAAGTTGATTTGTCAACGGTTACTAGAATGAATTGGGTAAGTGTAGATATTCCTTTATCAGATTTTACAACTAACAAATCGGCGATCACTCAAATGTTATTCGCTTCATCGGGCGGTACTGTATTTATAGACAATTTATATTTTTATAAAAACCCTACACCAGCATCAGGTATCCAAGGAACTTGGAAATTAGCGCCAGAAGCGGGAGCTTTGAAAGTGGGAGATAGTTATGGTGCAGGAAATTGGTGGTCAAATTCAGTACAAGATGTAACAACAAGAGCTTGTTTGTTTGACGATACCTATGTTTTTGCTACTAATGGATCATTTAGTAATGTGTTAGGAAGTAGTACTTGGTTAGAAGCTTGGCAAGGAACTGCTAATGCCTGTGGAGCTCCTGTTGCACCTCATAATGGAGCATCAGCAACTTATACTTACAACTCTTCAACTAATAAAGTTACGATCAATGGTTCAGGAGCTTATTTAGGATTACCAAAGGCTAATAACAGCGGTGAATTGCCAAATGTTGCAGTTCCTAGTTCAATTGTGTATAACGTAGTTTTATCAAACGGGAATAATACAATGGAATTGGTTATTGAAGCAGGAAATGGAGTGTTTTGGTCTTTCAAACTTGTTAGAGTTTAA
- a CDS encoding glycoside hydrolase family 16 protein, whose translation MKKQFNNFTKSKLMLSVFLSAFMFFSCSGDAADTTGGEAVVKPSNLVVVATPVGVSTQNPNGDGSGTVSFTFSATNAKSYKIALGDGETKETTTGSLTYTYNAGGTNSYTVYVSAYNGSQFISTSVALTLYVAPKAIWADEFDVDGAPDATKWAYDLGTGDWGWGNNEAQYYTNRPENVKVLNGKLIITPIKETYQGSSYTSARIKTQGKFSFKYGKVEIKAKLPLGGGTWPALWMLGNNITTASWPACGEIDIMEHVGNTPNKIYGTLHYPNFSGGNAVSRTTTITNASSEFHIYTLDWRADSIKFYVDGNLFHTFTNNSSLPFNQNFFLIINCAMGGNFGGAIAPGFTSSTFEVDYIRVFN comes from the coding sequence ATGAAAAAACAATTTAATAATTTCACTAAATCTAAGCTTATGTTAAGTGTTTTCTTATCGGCGTTTATGTTTTTTTCATGTAGTGGCGATGCAGCTGATACAACTGGAGGTGAAGCGGTAGTAAAACCATCAAACTTAGTAGTTGTTGCAACTCCAGTGGGTGTTTCAACACAAAATCCAAATGGAGATGGTAGTGGAACGGTTAGTTTCACATTTAGTGCAACCAATGCAAAATCCTACAAGATTGCTCTTGGAGATGGTGAAACTAAAGAAACTACTACAGGATCCTTAACGTATACCTATAATGCTGGCGGAACAAATTCATATACCGTTTATGTATCTGCCTACAATGGCTCACAATTTATTAGCACTTCTGTTGCATTAACACTTTATGTTGCTCCAAAAGCAATTTGGGCAGACGAATTTGATGTTGATGGCGCGCCTGATGCAACCAAATGGGCTTACGATTTAGGTACTGGAGATTGGGGATGGGGTAATAATGAAGCACAATACTATACGAATCGTCCCGAGAATGTTAAGGTTTTAAACGGTAAGTTAATTATTACTCCTATTAAAGAGACCTATCAAGGAAGTAGTTATACATCCGCTCGAATTAAAACACAAGGTAAATTTTCTTTCAAATATGGTAAAGTAGAGATTAAAGCAAAATTACCATTAGGTGGTGGAACATGGCCTGCTTTATGGATGTTAGGAAATAATATTACAACAGCTAGTTGGCCTGCTTGTGGCGAAATTGATATCATGGAGCACGTAGGAAATACACCAAACAAAATTTATGGTACCCTACATTATCCCAATTTTTCAGGAGGTAATGCGGTTTCAAGAACCACTACAATTACAAATGCGTCTTCAGAGTTTCATATTTATACATTAGACTGGAGAGCCGACAGTATAAAATTTTATGTCGATGGCAACTTGTTCCATACGTTCACAAATAATTCATCATTACCATTTAATCAAAACTTTTTCTTGATTATTAATTGTGCAATGGGCGGTAATTTTGGCGGTGCAATTGCTCCTGGTTTTACATCATCTACTTTCGAAGTAGATTACATCAGAGTTTTCAATTAA
- a CDS encoding SusC/RagA family TonB-linked outer membrane protein, whose product MKLTKLFIFCFLSLFFSIYVQAQDLVVKGKVYDDNGLSIPGATVLLKGTSKATTSDFDGAFEIKAPKNGVLVVSYIGYASIQQSINGKTSLTFKLKSQSQDLNEVVVVGYGTQKKSVVTGAISSVKAKDLEKVPNGRIEQTLQGRVSGVTIAAQSGQPGAASTVRVRGLTTFDTYGGNNPLWVVDGVIVDSGGIGFVNQSDIESIEVLKDAASLAIYGARAASGVILVTTKKGKSGKISVNYTGFTGVSAPEKTLKLLNATQYGALMNEKSVAGGGPILYSDLTSLGKGTDWQKQIFSNDAQRSNHEVSFSGGNDVSTFFASFSVQDQQGIVSKPISNFNKKSIRLNSTHNLSKKIQIGQTLGYTHQKGVGLGNTNSEFGGPLSSALNLDPITPVVITDPIVANSSIYTSNPVFRDANGNPYGISSIVGQEMSNPVAYVNTRLGNYNWSDDFIGNVFAEIKPIENLKIRSSMGGKIAYWGDEAFTPKFYLSPTVLSSQNSLTRATNQTFAWNIENTASYTKNIGSHDFTVLVGQGVYIDNNTRGSYVAHTNLPVNDYREASFNFPLPTAQRVGASYTTQEHRVTSLFSRLNYAFNEKYLFTGIIRRDGSSNFGPNNKFGIFPSFSTGWVVSKEGFWKENKIVNSLKIRGGYGVVGNDAIAANGFLALIDGGRNYTFGSAGSTISSGNSPSAPSNPDLKWEETSQFNVGFDAKLFNDLNLTVEYYNKKTIGILQYVDLPGYVGATGSPLGNVADMENKGVEVELGYRKKMGEFNFSANGNVSYLKNEVTFLGQGKQFITNGVAGFQSMGEITRTQVGQSYNSFYGFKTAGIFQTQDEVNAYTNSAGGLIQPNARPGDFRWTDTNGDGAITNDDKQFLGSPLPKFTFGLTLNLEYKGFDLMAFAQGATGNHIFQGIRRLDILNANYQTEALSRWTGPGTSTTYPRLTNNDTNGNFGNSSDFYLEKGDYIRLKVVQLGYTLPSSFVNKVGAQKVRFYVTGENLLTLTKYTGFDPEIGGNILGIDRGYYPQARTFMFGANVQF is encoded by the coding sequence ATGAAATTAACGAAATTATTTATTTTTTGTTTTTTGTCTTTGTTTTTCTCTATTTATGTACAAGCACAAGATCTTGTCGTAAAGGGGAAAGTGTATGATGATAATGGTTTGTCTATTCCAGGGGCTACCGTTTTATTGAAAGGGACATCCAAGGCAACAACATCAGATTTTGATGGAGCATTTGAAATTAAAGCTCCTAAAAATGGTGTTTTAGTTGTAAGTTATATTGGATATGCTTCTATTCAACAATCCATTAATGGTAAAACGTCATTAACTTTTAAGTTAAAGTCGCAATCTCAAGATTTAAATGAAGTTGTTGTAGTAGGGTATGGTACTCAAAAGAAGAGTGTTGTAACTGGTGCAATTTCTAGCGTTAAAGCAAAAGATTTAGAGAAAGTACCTAATGGTAGAATTGAACAAACACTTCAAGGTAGAGTTTCTGGTGTTACCATTGCTGCACAATCGGGTCAGCCAGGTGCCGCTTCAACAGTGCGTGTTAGAGGTTTAACCACTTTTGATACGTATGGAGGAAATAATCCTTTATGGGTTGTTGATGGTGTTATTGTAGATTCTGGAGGAATTGGTTTTGTTAATCAATCTGATATTGAATCTATCGAAGTGCTTAAAGATGCTGCTTCTTTGGCTATCTATGGTGCGCGTGCTGCCTCAGGTGTTATTTTAGTAACAACTAAGAAAGGAAAATCGGGTAAGATTAGTGTTAATTATACTGGGTTTACTGGTGTTTCTGCTCCAGAAAAAACCCTTAAATTATTAAATGCTACACAATATGGTGCTTTGATGAACGAGAAATCTGTTGCAGGAGGTGGTCCAATTTTATATTCTGATTTAACTAGTTTAGGTAAAGGAACTGATTGGCAAAAACAAATTTTCAGTAATGATGCACAACGTTCTAATCATGAAGTTAGTTTTAGTGGTGGAAATGATGTTTCTACTTTTTTTGCTTCATTTAGTGTTCAAGATCAACAAGGTATTGTTTCAAAACCAATTTCTAATTTCAATAAGAAAAGTATTCGTTTGAACTCCACTCATAATTTGAGTAAAAAAATTCAAATAGGTCAAACTTTGGGTTATACACATCAAAAAGGTGTAGGTTTAGGTAATACTAATAGTGAATTTGGAGGTCCATTAAGTTCAGCTTTGAATTTAGATCCTATTACTCCCGTTGTAATTACAGATCCTATTGTAGCTAATTCATCTATTTATACAAGCAATCCTGTTTTTAGAGATGCTAATGGAAATCCTTACGGTATTTCTTCTATAGTGGGACAAGAAATGTCAAATCCAGTTGCCTACGTAAATACTCGTTTAGGAAACTACAATTGGTCTGACGATTTTATTGGAAATGTTTTTGCTGAAATCAAACCAATCGAAAATCTTAAAATTAGATCTTCTATGGGAGGTAAAATAGCCTATTGGGGTGATGAGGCATTTACACCTAAATTTTATTTAAGTCCTACAGTATTGTCTTCTCAAAATAGTTTGACTCGTGCCACTAATCAAACATTTGCATGGAATATTGAGAACACAGCATCGTATACTAAAAATATTGGTTCACATGATTTTACTGTATTAGTTGGTCAAGGGGTTTATATTGATAATAATACAAGAGGTTCTTATGTAGCTCATACTAATTTACCAGTTAACGATTATAGAGAAGCATCTTTCAACTTTCCTTTGCCAACTGCACAACGTGTTGGAGCATCTTATACAACTCAGGAACATAGAGTAACTTCATTATTTTCTCGTTTGAATTATGCTTTCAATGAAAAGTACTTATTTACAGGTATTATTCGTCGTGACGGTTCTTCAAATTTTGGACCAAATAATAAATTTGGAATTTTTCCATCTTTCTCAACGGGATGGGTAGTTTCTAAAGAAGGTTTTTGGAAAGAAAATAAGATAGTAAACTCCCTTAAAATTAGAGGAGGTTATGGTGTAGTTGGAAATGATGCCATTGCTGCTAATGGTTTCTTAGCTTTAATTGATGGTGGTCGTAACTATACTTTTGGTAGTGCAGGTTCTACTATATCTTCTGGAAATAGTCCAAGTGCACCTTCTAATCCTGATTTGAAATGGGAAGAAACTTCTCAGTTCAACGTTGGATTTGATGCCAAATTATTCAACGACTTGAATTTAACTGTTGAATATTACAACAAAAAAACAATTGGAATTCTTCAATATGTTGATTTACCAGGTTATGTAGGAGCAACGGGTAGTCCTTTAGGAAATGTTGCTGACATGGAAAATAAAGGTGTCGAGGTAGAATTAGGTTACCGTAAAAAAATGGGAGAATTTAATTTCTCTGCTAATGGTAACGTATCTTATCTTAAAAATGAGGTTACATTCTTAGGCCAAGGAAAACAATTTATTACTAATGGTGTGGCAGGATTTCAATCAATGGGAGAAATTACTAGAACACAAGTGGGTCAATCTTACAATTCCTTTTATGGTTTTAAAACTGCAGGAATCTTCCAAACTCAAGATGAAGTTAATGCTTATACCAATTCAGCAGGTGGTTTAATTCAACCAAATGCACGTCCTGGAGATTTCCGTTGGACAGATACTAATGGTGATGGCGCCATTACTAATGATGATAAGCAATTTTTAGGAAGTCCACTTCCTAAATTTACTTTTGGGTTGACTTTAAATCTAGAATACAAAGGATTTGATTTGATGGCTTTTGCTCAAGGAGCAACAGGAAATCATATTTTTCAAGGGATAAGACGATTGGATATTTTGAATGCTAATTATCAAACGGAAGCATTATCTAGATGGACAGGCCCAGGAACTTCAACTACTTATCCAAGATTGACAAACAATGATACTAATGGAAATTTTGGAAATTCTTCTGATTTTTATTTAGAAAAAGGAGATTACATCCGTCTTAAAGTAGTTCAATTAGGATATACTTTACCATCAAGTTTTGTAAATAAAGTAGGAGCACAAAAAGTTCGTTTTTATGTAACTGGAGAAAACCTACTTACGTTGACTAAGTATACAGGTTTTGACCCAGAAATTGGCGGAAATATTTTAGGTATTGATAGAGGATATTATCCTCAAGCACGTACTTTCATGTTTGGTGCAAATGTTCAATTTTAA